One genomic segment of Amycolatopsis sp. WQ 127309 includes these proteins:
- a CDS encoding RNA polymerase sigma-70 factor → MDVTADLDDAAAVFAEVRPRLFGIAYRMLGGVADAEDLLQEVWLRWQTCDRSAVTNPGAYLATTTTRLAINAGKTARARHETYVGPWLPEPVDTSADPQLGAERAAALELAVLVLLESLTPTERAAYVLREAFDYPYRQIAEIVQATEPAARQLVSRARKHLAAGRRAPASAPEQRRLLTAFVAAAQAGDLAALEDLFAADVVSYSDGGGVARASRIPVHGATTVAKYVRAFADRFWVGVEVAPVVVNGLDAVVLRRDGVAFAVLTVAASAEGIDQVFWMMNPAKLAAV, encoded by the coding sequence ATGGACGTGACCGCCGACCTGGACGACGCGGCCGCCGTCTTCGCCGAGGTCCGGCCGCGGTTGTTCGGCATCGCCTACCGGATGCTGGGCGGTGTGGCCGACGCCGAAGACCTGCTGCAGGAGGTCTGGCTGCGGTGGCAGACCTGCGACCGGTCGGCCGTCACCAATCCGGGCGCCTACCTCGCCACGACGACCACGCGGCTGGCCATCAACGCGGGCAAGACCGCCCGCGCGCGGCACGAGACCTACGTCGGGCCGTGGCTGCCGGAGCCGGTGGACACCTCGGCCGACCCGCAGCTCGGCGCCGAACGCGCCGCGGCGCTGGAACTCGCGGTCCTGGTGCTGCTGGAGAGCCTGACGCCGACCGAGCGCGCGGCGTACGTGCTGCGCGAAGCGTTCGACTACCCGTACCGGCAGATCGCCGAGATCGTCCAGGCGACGGAACCCGCGGCCCGACAGCTGGTCAGCCGCGCCCGCAAGCACCTCGCGGCCGGCCGCCGCGCCCCGGCGAGCGCCCCCGAGCAGCGGCGCCTGCTGACGGCGTTCGTCGCCGCGGCCCAGGCGGGTGACCTGGCGGCGTTGGAGGACCTGTTCGCGGCGGACGTGGTGAGCTACTCCGACGGCGGCGGCGTCGCCCGCGCGTCGCGCATCCCGGTCCACGGCGCGACGACGGTGGCGAAGTACGTCCGCGCGTTCGCGGACCGCTTCTGGGTGGGTGTCGAGGTGGCGCCGGTGGTCGTCAACGGCCTGGACGCGGTGGTCCTGCGGCGTGACGGCGTCGCGTTCGCGGTCCTGACCGTCGCGGCGTCGGCCGAGGGCATCGACCAGGTCTTCTGGATGATGAACCCCGCCAAGCTCGCGGCGGTGTAG
- a CDS encoding SDR family oxidoreductase, translated as MKIVVIGGTGLIGSTVVARLGEHGHQAVPAAPSTGVDTITGEGLKEVLRGADVLVDVSNSPSFADDDVMAFFRTATGNLVDAAEEAGVGHYVALSVVGSERLPESGYLRAKVAQEALIEAAGLPYTIVRATQFFEFAGGIADTATTDGVVRLPGGGVQPIAAAEVAAAVGRAAAGAPAGGTIEIGGPEVFGLDEWVRTVLAARSDAREVVSDPRARYFGTLLEKDSLLPGPGAQVAETRLAEWLAR; from the coding sequence ATGAAGATCGTCGTCATCGGCGGTACCGGACTCATCGGCTCGACCGTCGTGGCCCGGCTGGGGGAGCACGGCCACCAGGCGGTGCCCGCCGCGCCCAGCACCGGCGTGGACACGATCACCGGCGAAGGGCTGAAGGAAGTGCTGCGGGGCGCGGACGTCCTGGTCGACGTGTCGAACTCGCCGTCATTCGCGGACGACGACGTCATGGCGTTCTTCCGCACCGCGACCGGGAACCTCGTCGACGCCGCCGAGGAAGCCGGGGTCGGGCACTACGTCGCGCTGTCGGTGGTCGGCTCGGAGCGGCTGCCCGAGTCCGGCTACCTGCGGGCGAAAGTCGCGCAGGAAGCACTGATCGAGGCCGCCGGCCTGCCTTACACGATCGTGCGCGCGACCCAGTTCTTCGAGTTCGCCGGCGGCATCGCGGACACCGCGACGACGGACGGCGTCGTGCGCCTGCCCGGCGGCGGGGTCCAGCCGATCGCGGCCGCCGAGGTGGCCGCGGCGGTCGGCCGGGCCGCGGCCGGCGCGCCGGCCGGCGGCACGATCGAGATCGGCGGCCCGGAGGTGTTCGGCCTCGACGAGTGGGTCCGCACGGTGCTGGCCGCGCGGTCCGACGCGCGCGAGGTCGTCTCCGACCCGCGGGCACGCTACTTCGGGACGCTGCTGGAGAAGGACAGCCTCCTGCCGGGGCCGGGCG